Proteins from a genomic interval of Amycolatopsis sp. cg13:
- a CDS encoding glycosyltransferase codes for MTILAIALAVLGAVFFSTGALLQHGVVTGLSGRPRIGELIRAPRWLGGLALLGSGAGVHAVALGMAPLTVVQPVGVIAVAITAILDRRRRDLPAVAVTMLGVGTFVTVAAGSTTSTAVGADAQTRAALLVLGGVALLTLVGAISSRPSIRGLCFGAAGGAAYGFVSVLMRAVSLEVQEGTVDFSTAVSVAAMVTALLAGGWLVQLSYRCGPPHLAVACLTVVDPLVAVGLGAGVLGEATHLDATATAVALTAAVLAVGGVAVLSRSSSSPVHSTRSEHPVNDDRALRIVVAAETYPPDVNGAAQFAYRLSAGLAGRGHEVHVISVDPNGPASTERDGDVVVHRVRSHRTPFHRTFRIGLPWEVSKDVAALLEELQPDLVHVQAHFVVGRYVLKHAAAMGIPAVATNHFMPENLFGHVRVPMWLRGAAARWAWRDLTRVFSSARVVTAPTPRAVELLHDNGFPERAIPVSCGIDIDRYRLRKVSRTSGDPTVLFVGRLDEEKRVDQLLRAVALLPGLRAEIVGDGSCRADWEKLASELGIADRVRFRGFVSEEDLLDAYAAADLFCMPGIAELQSLATMEAMAAGKPVVVADAMALPHLCRPGYNGWLFEPGNVGDLAERLHAVIADPATLARMGAASGKLIAGHALESSLDSFEACYAEAMGRVAAVPAAA; via the coding sequence ATGACGATCCTCGCCATCGCACTCGCCGTGCTCGGCGCGGTTTTCTTTTCCACCGGTGCGCTTCTGCAGCACGGCGTGGTCACCGGATTGTCCGGCCGGCCGCGGATCGGGGAGCTGATCCGGGCGCCGCGCTGGCTCGGCGGGCTCGCCCTGCTCGGTTCGGGGGCGGGCGTGCACGCGGTCGCACTCGGGATGGCCCCGCTGACCGTCGTGCAGCCGGTCGGGGTGATTGCCGTTGCGATTACTGCGATTCTCGACCGACGACGGCGGGATTTGCCCGCGGTCGCGGTCACCATGCTCGGCGTCGGGACGTTCGTCACCGTCGCCGCTGGCAGCACTACGAGCACCGCGGTCGGTGCCGACGCGCAAACGCGCGCGGCACTGCTGGTGCTGGGGGGCGTGGCGCTGCTGACTTTGGTCGGCGCGATTTCTTCGCGTCCGTCGATCCGCGGGCTGTGTTTCGGCGCGGCCGGCGGCGCTGCCTACGGCTTCGTTTCGGTGTTGATGCGAGCGGTTTCCCTCGAAGTGCAAGAGGGCACGGTCGACTTCAGCACCGCTGTGTCGGTCGCCGCGATGGTGACGGCGCTGCTGGCCGGCGGCTGGCTCGTGCAGCTGTCCTACCGATGCGGTCCGCCGCACCTCGCCGTCGCGTGCCTGACCGTCGTGGATCCGCTGGTCGCGGTGGGTCTCGGCGCCGGAGTGCTCGGCGAAGCCACCCACCTCGACGCCACGGCGACCGCGGTCGCGCTGACCGCGGCGGTCCTGGCGGTCGGCGGCGTCGCGGTGCTGAGCCGCAGCAGCTCTTCTCCTGTCCATTCCACCAGATCGGAGCACCCTGTGAACGACGACCGGGCTTTGCGCATCGTGGTCGCCGCCGAAACCTATCCGCCGGACGTCAACGGCGCGGCGCAGTTCGCGTACCGGCTGTCCGCCGGGCTCGCCGGCCGGGGGCACGAGGTCCACGTGATCAGCGTCGACCCGAACGGCCCGGCGAGCACCGAAAGAGACGGCGACGTCGTGGTGCACCGGGTCCGGTCGCATCGCACCCCGTTCCACCGGACCTTCCGGATCGGCCTGCCCTGGGAAGTGAGCAAGGACGTCGCTGCACTGCTGGAGGAGCTGCAGCCCGACCTCGTGCACGTCCAGGCGCATTTCGTGGTCGGCAGGTACGTCCTGAAGCACGCCGCCGCGATGGGCATTCCGGCGGTGGCGACGAACCACTTCATGCCGGAGAACCTGTTCGGTCATGTGCGGGTGCCGATGTGGCTGCGCGGCGCGGCTGCGCGGTGGGCTTGGCGGGATCTGACGCGAGTGTTCTCGTCGGCCCGCGTGGTGACGGCGCCGACGCCGCGTGCGGTGGAACTGTTGCACGACAACGGTTTCCCGGAGCGGGCGATCCCGGTTTCGTGCGGCATCGACATCGACCGCTACCGGTTGCGCAAGGTTTCGCGGACGTCCGGCGATCCGACGGTGTTGTTCGTCGGACGGCTTGACGAGGAGAAGCGCGTCGACCAGCTGTTGCGCGCGGTCGCGCTGCTGCCTGGACTGCGGGCGGAGATCGTCGGCGACGGTTCGTGCCGGGCGGACTGGGAAAAGCTGGCGAGCGAGCTCGGGATCGCCGACCGGGTGCGGTTCCGCGGGTTTGTGTCCGAAGAAGACTTGCTGGACGCGTACGCGGCGGCGGATCTCTTCTGCATGCCAGGGATCGCCGAATTGCAGAGCCTCGCGACGATGGAGGCGATGGCGGCCGGGAAACCGGTGGTGGTCGCGGACGCGATGGCGTTGCCGCACCTGTGCCGTCCGGGATACAACGGCTGGCTTTTCGAGCCGGGCAACGTGGGGGACCTGGCCGAGCGGCTGCACGCGGTGATCGCCGACCCGGCGACGCTGGCGCGGATGGGGGCGGCGAGCGGCAAGTTGATCGCCGGGCACGCGCTGGAGTCCTCTTTGGACTCTTTCGAGGCCTGCTACGCCGAGGCGATGGGCCGGGTCGCGGCGGTGCCCGCGGCCGCCTGA
- a CDS encoding DUF998 domain-containing protein, with protein sequence MTLITRKARATAPVIAAAALAFSLVPILLLHVVAGTIDPVRDVISDYVFPPGGAVLLAAASLGLAGASLAVRHALLRQGLPKRSWESVLIALWAAGLVIATFFPTDPNGVETSFSGAVHRYAGATMFVCLPLAGWLLARRRPEAKAVRWLSLASGTASLAFLLAHAPLLEQSVPEFLGLFERVLYALLYAQLFAVTAMARSEVAA encoded by the coding sequence GTGACCCTCATAACGCGGAAGGCCAGGGCGACGGCGCCGGTCATCGCCGCCGCGGCCTTGGCTTTTTCGCTGGTGCCGATCCTCCTGTTGCACGTGGTGGCGGGCACGATCGACCCGGTCCGCGACGTGATCAGCGACTACGTCTTCCCGCCCGGCGGTGCGGTGCTGCTGGCGGCGGCTTCGCTCGGGCTGGCCGGCGCGTCGCTGGCGGTCCGGCACGCGCTGCTGAGGCAGGGGTTGCCGAAGCGCAGCTGGGAATCGGTGCTGATCGCGTTGTGGGCGGCCGGATTGGTCATCGCGACGTTCTTCCCGACCGATCCGAACGGCGTCGAAACGTCGTTTTCCGGTGCGGTGCACCGGTATGCGGGCGCGACGATGTTCGTGTGCCTGCCGCTGGCGGGATGGTTGCTGGCGCGCCGGCGGCCGGAAGCGAAGGCGGTGCGCTGGCTTTCCCTGGCGTCCGGTACCGCTTCGCTCGCCTTTCTGCTGGCCCACGCGCCATTGCTGGAGCAGTCCGTGCCTGAGTTCCTCGGGTTGTTCGAACGCGTGCTGTACGCCCTGCTCTACGCACAACTTTTCGCCGTCACCGCGATGGCCCGATCCGAGGTGGCCGCATGA
- a CDS encoding OmpA family protein, whose protein sequence is MQRALVKAVVGAAAVIALVSACGSGGSNDSSGSGASGQNTAQSSGAAQPSGAAQSGENGQNGASGQNGAPGQNGGPAAQAVTAAIQQASQASPIKFEPEKAELTSQAKEGLAAIAKAMQGNDVKLKVETHAGYPDAEKAKKLSEERAQAISTALEGDGVAKDRVQAEPSGSEKAQGEQALDTQLTVAS, encoded by the coding sequence ATGCAGAGGGCACTCGTCAAGGCGGTCGTCGGGGCCGCAGCCGTCATCGCGCTGGTCAGCGCGTGCGGGTCGGGCGGATCGAACGACTCGTCCGGATCCGGTGCGTCCGGGCAGAACACCGCGCAGTCCAGCGGAGCCGCACAGCCCAGCGGAGCCGCCCAGTCCGGCGAGAACGGGCAGAACGGCGCCTCCGGCCAGAACGGAGCCCCCGGGCAGAACGGCGGCCCGGCCGCGCAGGCGGTCACCGCGGCGATCCAGCAGGCCTCGCAGGCCTCGCCGATCAAGTTCGAGCCGGAGAAGGCGGAACTGACCAGCCAGGCCAAGGAAGGCCTCGCCGCGATCGCGAAAGCCATGCAGGGCAATGATGTCAAGCTGAAGGTCGAGACCCACGCCGGTTACCCGGACGCGGAAAAGGCGAAGAAGCTTTCCGAAGAGCGCGCGCAGGCGATTTCGACCGCGCTCGAGGGCGACGGCGTCGCCAAGGACCGCGTGCAGGCCGAGCCGAGCGGCAGCGAAAAGGCCCAGGGCGAACAGGCGTTGGACACGCAGCTTACTGTCGCTTCGTGA